In the Vogesella sp. XCS3 genome, TGCCAGCCTGGAAAACCAGCTACAAGTACTGGTACAGCTGGCAGAGCAGAACCGGCTGCAGATACTGCGCCAGTCGGCGCAGGAGGTTGGCCGCATTAACCAGCGCAACGAGCAGATTGTGGATATCTCCTTGCTGGGCATCATCACGGGCATCATTACCGTGGTGGCCTTTGGCCTGGTCTTCATGCGCCAGATCGTACGTCCGCTGGATTCGGCTATCGAGAACTTCGAGAAAATTGCCGAAGGCGACCTGACCGGCGACGTGCCACTGGATGGTGCCGGCGAAACCGGCCACCTGCTGCGCTCCAGCGTAATCATGCAGATGCACCTGAAGGTGGTGATGGACGAGCTGAACCTGCTGGCAGGCCAGATCGACACCGCCTGCCTGAGCCTGAACACGGCGCTATTCGAGATCAGTGACCATTCCGAGGTACAGCACGACAAGCTGGAAGAAGCCAAGTCGTTCATGTCGCTGGACTTCATCTACGAGCTGTCCAACCAGCTGACCATGCTGGACGAGCTGCTGGCCGACAAGGAAGTTGCCCCGCAGGTAGCCGACTGCATTGCCAGCATCACCAACCTGAACCGGCTGCAAACCTTTGCCCTGGAAGACTTCCTGGACAAGATCGACCTGATCCTGAAGCTGATCGTGTCTAACCGCCAAGATACGCAGGAAGCGTATGCCATGTCGGCCAAACTGCACGAGGTGGCACAAACACTGAACACGCTGGTGAATTACTTCGTGCCGGACGGCAAGAAATACAATGCCTAAGCTACGCAAAATCCATATCGACCAGGCCATGGTAGGCATGTTTGTTGCCAGCCTGGATTGTGACTGGACTGCGCACCCGTTCTGGCTATCGCGCTTTTGCCTGCGTAATGCGGCGCAAATCGACATGCTGCGCCAGGAAGGCATACAGAGTTTTTATATCGATACCGAAAAAGGCCGGGATATTCCCCACGCCACCAGTGCGCCAGCCCCCGCCAGCAACACGGCTACGAAGAAAAGCCAGGTCCGCGCCACCCCACTAAGCCACGAGCTGGGGCTGGCGCGCGATATCGTGCTACGCACCGAAGCCATTACACAAAACCTGATGAAAGATGCCCGGCTGGGCCTGCGGCTGGATGTGGCGGCGCTGCATGGCATCAGCAGCGAGCTGTCCGGCTCATTGGACCGCAACGCACTGGCACTGCGCATGGTGGCGCAGATGTACAGCAAGGATGCCTATACCTTTCAGCACTCGGTCAGCGTGGCGCTGTTGTTGATGATCCTGCAGCACTATCAGGGCGCACCGCACGAGATCGTGGTCGAAGCAGGTATGGGTGGGCTACTGCACGATATCGGCAAGACCCGCATTCCCTTGCAACTCCTCAACAAGCCTGGCCGCCACACAGCAGAAGAGCGTCAGCTGATGCGCGAACACGTGCGCTTTAGCCAGCAGATTCTGGATGAAAACGGTATCCACTCGCCCATCATCCGCGCCATCGCCCTGCAACACCACGAGCGCTTCGACGGAACCGGCTACCCGCTGGGGCTAGCGGGGGGGGCCATCTCGGTATACGGCCAACAAGCCGCCATTATCGATGTATACGACGCGATTACCTCTGACCGCTGCTACCACAAAGGCCTGCCCGCCCCGGTAGCCATCAAGAAAATCTTTGAGCTGGGCAAAAACCACTTTGACCCGAAAGTCGTACGCGAGGTTGTGCACTGCTTCGGCATTTACCCGCCAGGTACCCTGGTACGCCTGGCAAGCGGCAAGCTGGCCGTGGTGAAACGCCACGCAGACGGCGACCTGACCCGCCCCGAAGTGGTGGTGTTCTTTGACACCCTGCGCAACCAGCGCCTCAAACCTGAAAGCATCAACCTGGCCATACGCTATGGCCCCCATGCCGACGATCATGTGGTGCACCACGAGGCCGCCGAGCACTGGCAAGCCCTGCTACCGGATATTCACCAGCTCTTGCTGGATAGCCCCTGAC is a window encoding:
- a CDS encoding PAS domain-containing methyl-accepting chemotaxis protein, which codes for MSDIEYKVPLHTAIVSKTDLSGMITYANDAFIAISGFSREELIGKPHNIVRHPDMPAAAFADLWATVEQNKPWRGIVKNRTKDGGFYWVQATIVPIRKAGKVVGYMSVRYAASDEQIEQAARLYAQPGAKLPKQGGLKRLLSIKSGYIAGSLFVIALLITGGILGIGTIQHSTEQINKADGQYLRKLDVISQLEIDATRAQSAPIALRQAGIARLGSRYAANPHTPADIRDRLKGLDALNNAARLAHSSALDASLENQLQVLVQLAEQNRLQILRQSAQEVGRINQRNEQIVDISLLGIITGIITVVAFGLVFMRQIVRPLDSAIENFEKIAEGDLTGDVPLDGAGETGHLLRSSVIMQMHLKVVMDELNLLAGQIDTACLSLNTALFEISDHSEVQHDKLEEAKSFMSLDFIYELSNQLTMLDELLADKEVAPQVADCIASITNLNRLQTFALEDFLDKIDLILKLIVSNRQDTQEAYAMSAKLHEVAQTLNTLVNYFVPDGKKYNA
- a CDS encoding HD-GYP domain-containing protein, which codes for MPKLRKIHIDQAMVGMFVASLDCDWTAHPFWLSRFCLRNAAQIDMLRQEGIQSFYIDTEKGRDIPHATSAPAPASNTATKKSQVRATPLSHELGLARDIVLRTEAITQNLMKDARLGLRLDVAALHGISSELSGSLDRNALALRMVAQMYSKDAYTFQHSVSVALLLMILQHYQGAPHEIVVEAGMGGLLHDIGKTRIPLQLLNKPGRHTAEERQLMREHVRFSQQILDENGIHSPIIRAIALQHHERFDGTGYPLGLAGGAISVYGQQAAIIDVYDAITSDRCYHKGLPAPVAIKKIFELGKNHFDPKVVREVVHCFGIYPPGTLVRLASGKLAVVKRHADGDLTRPEVVVFFDTLRNQRLKPESINLAIRYGPHADDHVVHHEAAEHWQALLPDIHQLLLDSP